A window of Argopecten irradians isolate NY chromosome 14, Ai_NY, whole genome shotgun sequence contains these coding sequences:
- the LOC138307279 gene encoding protein timeless-like yields the protein MEWHIMNVDGLNSLSSNLGMVENGTYIPSANSQAILEEIVEYLMRDSSEKTYRRLLFNNKFPEKELLPLIMHIKDDHTNLQEALRLMILLTNPVEYDVDINERPKPPWVYELENYVKQTMEKSFCKGFIIPVLEEVKLLLEESGPYSLTEDSLLAVNNCIFMIRNLLYMVDFNQDNSTVLQHIERVKLLLDCGFEEVLISLLGRKELSKWSDGIMQICWLIYKGKTNILFSNLIDTMHGRPMIECSPVEYGRLSDLDTSGFNDIFNNTCNINLDGCDQRCRPMDSMDLFLQPYQESNNLLNMTAAMSLLTSSGVPEFRHQLTMFTTRVLENGLMTVIVNILEKLKSKEGGSDEAYLFLEIALFMKFAKIKKLPLKTVKQVLTEDMIGYLTYQCFVRAEDICVKKRTQTKEQQKLHLALCALKEMLDFLYEVQGEDSVPLDEVETQFLSHLNRRLAAITDLPQLMVYMIRHCSVELFGRELLQDLVFTNHILILHLDSWIQNGQCKKTFSMLSHVKHYATYAIMEKYGTLLEQFLINSPQLNNCVLTMMHHVAGGCGCPNVLLQKTIIDAFLEINDKELYVSDEVDDLIEFIISKFIASAEEDPMQCAVHMFTRPAGGDTGSHESEKKPPKDSEASVELEWTSEDSDILIMVYMECQDKSRIVEDILRHFEELDLKKSREQIISQLVDSEWMDEEEKAQILSTYSDYKPIRSRTPVATNQPDFVNCGKKRKFEAENDLIQTCVHSLQVSGLSDAVSWLKQILCEAAYVKMDPDCYMKEAVEEPITRFHVLSKKSIPIVSFTEKHDSFMGDKVFHTLLENLGIHMPGDVGLQHPRIPHFWTAKHILNVAEKLGPLEEDCLKFDMDFMRKLRDDDDFNLPEADDFILRKSPKRSENESCSFKFMPKFDGLIWTDLIQNFNKA from the exons ATGGAGTGGCATATTATGAATGTGGATGGCTTGAACAGCCTTTCTAGTAACCTGGGGATGGTGGAGAATGGCACATATATCCCCTCAGCTAACAGTCAAG CCATACTTGAGGAGATTGTAGAATATTTGATGAGAGACAGCAGCGAGAAGACGTACAGACGACTGTTATTCAACAATAAATTCCCAGAGAAG GAGTTACTGCCCCTGATTATGCACATCAAAGACGACCACACCAACCTGCAGGAGGCACTGAG GCTGATGATCTTACTAACGAACCCAGTCGAGTACGATGTTGACATCAACGAGAGACCGAAACCTCCGTGGGTTTACGAACTGGAGAATTACGTAAAGCAGACGATGGAAAAGTCTTTCTGTAAAGGGTTTATCATCCCTGTCCTGGAAGAAGTCAAACTCCTGCTGGAAGAG AGTGGACCATACAGCCTAACAGAAGATTCCTTACTGGCTGTAAACAACTGTATCTTCATGATACGTAATCTCCTGTACATGGTGGACTTCAACCAGGACAACTCTACTGTACTCCAGCACATTGAACGTGTCAA ACTTCTGTTGGATTGTGGATTTGAAGAAGTTCTCATTTCTCTCCTGGGAAGAAAAGAGTTG AGCAAGTGGAGTGATGGTATAATGCAGATCTGCTGGCTGATATATAAAGGAAAG acaaatatattgttttccaACTTAATTGACACGATGCATGGGCGGCCGATGATAGAATGTTCACCTGTTGAATATGGCCGATTATCGGACCTCGATACAAGTGGATTCAATGACATTTTCAATAACACATGTAACATCAATCTGGACGGATGTGACCAGAGATGTCGGCCAATGGACAGCATGGATCTGTTTCTACAACCATACCAAGAGTCCAACAATCTGTTAAATATGACTGCAGCCATGTCACTGCTAACCTCTAGTGGGGTCCCAGAGTTCAG ACATCAACTGACTATGTTTACTACCAGGGTGTTGGAGAATGGTTTGATGACAGTTATTGTTAACATTTTG gaAAAATTGAAGTCTAAAGAAGGAGGGTCGGATGAAGCCTATCTTTTTCTGGAGATAGCATTGTTCATGAAATTTGCAAAAATCAAGAAATTACCCTTGAAAACAgtaaa ACAAGTTTTAACTGAAGATATGATTGGGTATCTAACTTACCAATGCTTCGTTCGAGCAGAGGACATTTGTGTGAAGAAAAGGACACAGACAAAAGAACAACAAAA GTTACATTTGGCCTTGTGTGCTCTAAAGGAGATGCTGGATTTCCTGTATGAAGTCCAGGGGGAAGACTCAGTTCCACTGGATGAGGTGGAGACGCAGTTTCTCAGTCACCTGAACA GGCGACTTGCAGCCATCACAGACCTTCCACAACTGATGGTTTACATGATTCGTCACTGCTCCGTCGAATTGTTTGGCAGAGAGCTACTCCAAGATCTTGTCTTTACGAATCACATCCTCATACTTCATCTCGATTCCTGGATACAAAATGGACAATGCAAGAAGACTTTCAGTATGCTTTCTCACGTTAAACA CTATGCTACATATGCCATTATGGAGAAGTATGGAACTCTGCTGGAACAATTCCTTATCAACTCACCGCAGCTCAACAACTGCGTGCTGACTATGATGCATCACGTAGCCGGGGGTTGTGGATGTCCCAACGTTCTCTTACAGAAAACAATCATTGACGCATTCCTAGAAATTAATGATAAGGAGTTATATGTATCTGAT GAAGTGGATGATCTGATAGAATTCATCATCAGTAAGTTTATCGCGTCGGCCGAGGAGGACCCGATGCAATGTGCTGTCCACATGTTCACCCGACCCGCGGGCGGTGACACTGGATCTCATGAATC aGAGAAGAAGCCTCCAAAAGACAGTGAAGCCTCAGTGGAGTTAGAGTGGACGTCAGAGGATAGTGACATACTGATCATGGTGTATATGGAGTGTCAAGACAAATCTAGGATTGTCGAGGATATTCTTCGTCACTTTGAGGAGCTAGACTTGAAGAAATCCAGAGAGCAG ATAATAAGCCAGCTAGTTGACAGTGAGTGGATGGATGAGGAGGAGAAGGCCCAGATCCTGTCTACCTATTCCGACTACAAACCTATCCGGTCAAGGACGCCTGTTGCCACG AACCAGCCTGACTTTGTCAATTGTGGGaagaaaagaaagtttgaaGCAGAAAATGATCTTATTCAGACATGTGTTCACAGTCTTCAAGTGTCGGGGCTTAGTGATGCTGTCTCATGGCTTAAACAGATTCTATGTGAAGCGGCTTATGTTAAAATGG ATCCTGACTGTTATATGAAAGAAGCAGTAGAGGAGCCCATCACTAGATTCCATGTCT TAAGTAAAAAATCCATTCCAATTGTGTCTTTCACTGAGAAACACGACAGTTTCATGGGTGACAAAGTATTCCATACCCTGCTGGAGAACCTTGGTATCCATATGCCTGGAGACGTCGGTCTTCAGCATCCCAGAATCCCACACTTCTGGACTGCTAAACATATACTCAATGTGGCAGAGAAGCTTGGACCGTTGGAAGAAG ATTGTCTCAAGTTTGACATGGATTTCATGAGGAAACTacgtgatgatgatgatttcaACTTGCCAGAAGCTGATGATTTTATCCTAAGAAAAAGTCCCAAAAGGAGTGAAAATGAAAG TTGCAGTTTTAAGTTTATGCCAAAATTTGATGGACTGATATGGACGGATCTGATTCAGAACTTCAACAAAGCATGA